The Prunus persica cultivar Lovell chromosome G7, Prunus_persica_NCBIv2, whole genome shotgun sequence genome has a segment encoding these proteins:
- the LOC18770027 gene encoding flavonoid 3'-monooxygenase yields the protein MEDFSWAVLTLACLAALALVSKNFFPQLHKLKYPPGPKPWPIIGNLNLIGPLPHQSFHKLSQTYGPIMQLNFGSFPVVIASSPEMAKLFLKIHDHVFASRPQTAAGKYLTYDHLNVTWAPYGPYWRQGRKIFLSELFSSRRLESFEYIRVEESHAFVSRLYALSGKQIMLKEHLSRLTLSIMSRIVFGKEYFGVSKFESSVMSLKEFQDTLDELFLLSGVFNIGDWIPWLNFLDLQGYVKRMKALTKKLDRFYEFVLDEHKTKKEGVEEFVSEDMVDLLLRLVDDPNDLEVKLTYDSVKAITQDSVAGGTDTSATTLEWAMSELIKQPNLIKKATQELDRVIGRERWVEEKDLENLPYIDAIMKETMRKHPVVAMLPPHLALEDCNVAGYDICKGTLVFVNTWSMGRDPTLWDAPDEFRPERFIGKAIDVKGQSFEFLPFGSGRRMCPGYSLGLKVIRSCLANMLHGFNWKLSENVKKEDLSMEEVYGLLTPRKFPLVAVVEPRLPIYLY from the exons ATGGAGGATTTCTCTTGGGCTGTTTTAACCCTGGCATGCCTGGCTGCTCTAGCCCTCGtctcaaaaaatttcttcccCCAACTCCACAAACTGAAATATCCACCAGGTCCTAAACCATGGCCTATAATTGGCAACCTCAACCTCATTGGTCCTCTGCCTCATCAATCCTTTCACAAGTTGTCCCAAACTTATGGACCAATAATGCAGCTCAATTTTGGCTCCTTCCCAGTTGTAATTGCCTCATCTCCAGAAATGGCAAAACTGTTTTTAAAGATACATGATCACGTATTTGCCTCTAGACCCCAAACTGCAGCAGGCAAGTACCTCACTTATGACCACCTCAATGTCACTTGGGCACCTTATGGTCCATATTGGCGTCAAGGCCGGAAAATCTTCCTCTCCGAGCTATTTAGCTCAAGAAGACTGGAGTCTTTCGAGTACATTCGGGTTGAGGAAAGTCACGCTTTTGTGTCGCGACTCTATGCCTTGTCAGGAAAGCAAATCATGCTTAAAGAGCATCTGTCACGCCTAACTCTTAGTATTATGAGCAGAATTGTGTTTGGTAAGGAGTATTTTGGCGTGTCCAAATTTGAGAGTTCGGTAATGTCACTCAAAGAATTCCAGGACACATTGGATGAGTTGTTCTTGCTTAGCGGGGTATTCAACATAGGGGATTGGATACCATGGCTTAATTTTTTAGACTTACAAGGGTATGTAAAGCGAATGAAGGCCTTAACGAAAAAATTGGACCGGTTTTATGAGTTTGTGCTCGATGAACACAAGACAAAGAAGGAAGGAGTGGAGGAATTTGTGTCAGAAGACATGGTGGATTTACTGTTGCGGCTGGTTGATGACCCTAATGATCTTGAAGTTAAGCTCACTTACGACAGTGTCAAGGCAATCACTCAG GACTCAGTAGCAGGAGGCACTGATACTTCTGCAACCACTTTGGAGTGGGCAATGTCTGAACTCATAAAACAACCAAACCTCATCAAAAAAGCAACACAGGAGCTTGACAGAGTgattgggagagagagatgggtagAAGAGAAAGACCTCGAAAACCTTCCTTATATAGATGCAATTATGAAAGAGACCATGAGGAAGCACCCTGTAGTGGCAATGCTACCACCACATCTAGCTCTTGAAGATTGCAATGTGGCAGGCTATGATATTTGCAAAGGAACTTTAGTGTTTGTGAACACATGGAGCATGGGGAGAGACCCCACGCTGTGGGATGCACCAGATGAGTTTAGGCCTGAGAGGTTCATAGGGAAGGCAATTGATGTGAAGGGACAGAGTTTTGAGTTCTTGCCATTTGGCTCAGGAAGGAGGATGTGCCCTGGTTATAGTCTTGGACTGAAAGTGATAAGGTCTTGCTTGGCCAACATGTTACATGGGTTCAATTGGAAATTGTCTGAGAATgtgaaaaaagaagatttgAGCATGGAGGAAGTTTATGGATTGTTAACACCTCGGAAGTTCCCACTTGTTGCCGTAGTTGAACCTCGGCTACCAATCTATCTTTACTAG